The following nucleotide sequence is from Peribacillus sp. ACCC06369.
AATTCGAGTTTGACTACAGTTTTTTATGGTTTGTCCATTTGGGCGTTTATTTCCGCTCCAGGCACTCGCTTTCCGCGGGCGGTCCGGGAGCCTCCTCGGCTTGCGCCTGCGGGGTCTCCCTTGGACGCGCTTTTCCCGCAGGAGTCTCGTACCTTCCTCTCCAATCAACTTTGTTATAACATTTAGTTAGAAACTATTCCTGAGGAGTTGATGGTGTTGCTTTGGGTCAGTTGGTGCAGGAACATCATTTAATGAAAGATACGTTTTCCGAACCCCTTTTGTCTACAAACTGTAATATATGATGGCAAAAATTTATTTTTTCCTTCAATTGTCCATAAGTGCCTCCGAGAATTGGTAAAAGTCGATACGACAACTTACCTTGAAGCTGAATGCGATATATCCTGCAAACAAAAACCAGCCTCTGAGTGGGCTGGTTTTTGATTAAAACCTCTCGCTGGTGGAGCGGTGTTTTGTTTCTTTTTTATTTCGTTCTTCTTGTCGTTCATATTTAATTTCATCAATTGGTAAATCATCGATGGGCATGATTACTTGATCACGTTCCAGTTGTTTTTCCTGATTTTCCTTGAATGCCTTGGATTTATCATTACGCTCTTCAACATACTTTTCTTTATCTTTGTTATCCAATGTCAATCCCTCCATCCCTTTGTATCTCTTTTTCCCCTTATTGAGAAAATAAAACGTATTAGCGAAATATATACGACCCCGTTTCATAAATATAAGGAGAACAAGAAGTGCAAGGAGGGTTTACTTAGTGAATGCCGCTGTTTTTTTTCGCTGGTTTTGGAGGGGTATTTTCCTTTTAGGCATATTTATCGTCATTCCCTATTCATGGGCTTTGATATTAGCATTACTCACTGCCATCCTTTTGGATGGAATGGTCCGCATGATTGGTGAAACGGCAAAGCTGCATCGGATTTGGGCAGTATTGATTTCATTTGTTTTATATGTAGGCGGGCTTATGAGCGTCACTTATTTTTCCTTTTCGGTTTTAATCAAGAAGGTCATTGTCTATTCGGAAGAATTTCCTGGATTCATACGTGAAATGTATTTGACGGCGTTATTGCCGGTCATTAGGCAATGGGAACAATATTCCCAAACATTGCCGCCAAATCTCATTCAGTCCATAGAACAAACGATGGAAAAGGGAGTCATGGCTCTAGAAGGTTTCACTGAGGGTTTTGTTCAGGATATGGTTCAGTTCGTTACACTCATTCCGGGATTTTTCATTGATTTTTTAATTTATTTAATCGCTTTATTCTTAATTAGTCTTGAATTGCCTAAGTTAAGGAAAAAGGCAATCCTTTATTTGAAGACATCCACCTATCAAAAGATATCGCTAGTTTATCAAGATTTAAGTATGGCAGCAGTTGGCTTCATCAAGGCACAAATCCTGTTGAGTTTAATTACGTTCATCATGGCTTATGGAGGACTTTGGTTGTTAAATGTGAAGTATACGATCCCATTGGCACTGTTAATAGTTGTTGTGGACATTCTTCCTATCCTGGGGACGGGATCTATACTGGTTCCTTGGGCAGTAATTGTTTGGGCGCAAGGAAACCATCATCTAGGGATTGGCCTTATTATCCTGTTCCTGGTCATAACCATCATAAGAAGGACCATCGAACCAAAAATCTATTCAGCAAATATGGGGTTGAGTCCTTTGGCATCGTTGGTCAGTCTTTATTTAGGGTTTAAAATGCTTGGTTTCATTGGGCTTTTCCTTGGACCTTCGATACTGATTGTTTATGATACGTTAAAGAGGGCAGGTGTGATTAAATCAAACTTCAAAATATGAGATTATTAGAAGTGTTTTGCCTGATTTCTTAAATTGGACATATCTTTTACCGCTTTACCGTGACCGTTGCAATGATTGCAGTCCCGGGAAAAGAATTGCAAATAGCGGGTTTTCCCTTTCCCTTTGCAGTGCTGGCAGATGGTTATGAGTTTCATAATTCCTCACTCCTTCAAAAAGTATCGCTTTTCTAACAGTATGAAACAATAAAGGTAGAACTATACTTAATGTTATCATTCAATCTAAATGCAGCAGATTTTATATATTATGTGTTTATTTTATTTCATGTACCAGTTGAAAAAAAATAACCCCCGCTCCTATTGTCAATTAGGAGCGGGGGTTATTATCATGAAACGATTTCGGTTTGTGATATCATCGGGAATTCTTTTACTTCGCTTACGACTTTTGCTGGTTTATATATTTCAATATAACAAATATGGTGATCTTCCATTTCTTTTATCCTGAAGTTATAGGGACCATAAGTCAGGATATCGCCTTGTTTGGCCTCGTAATTCTCGGTAAGGATCCATCCGCCCATCGTATCAATATCTTCATCGTTGATATCCAATCCAAGTAAATCATTCACTTCACTGACTAATACCTTGGCATCGATGATATAGTGATCTTCTTTTAATTTGCGGACATCCGGCACTTCATCCAGGTCGAATTCATCGCGGATATCGCCCACGATTTCTTCAAGGATATCCTCAACGGTCACCAATCCTGATGTACCGCCGTATTCATCCATGAGGATAGCCATGTGAATGCGTTCCTTTTGCATTTTTAAAAGTAAATCGTGAATTGGGATACTGTCGATGACACGGATGATCGGACGAACATATCGGTTGATCGTTGACGCTGCCTGATTGTTTTTGTCTATCATTTCAGTGAATAGCTCTTTGATGTTGACCATTCCGATAACATGATCTTTATCACCATCGATGACAGGGTATCGTGTAAAGTTTTCTTCCGCCATAACGGTGAAAAACTGTTGGATCGTATCATCTTTGGATACCGTTGCAATCTCTGTACGTGGAACCATGATTTCTTTTGCAATCCGATCATCGAATTCAAAAATTTTATTCACATATTTAAACTCAGATTGGTTAATTTCGCCACTTTTATAGCTTTCGGAAACAATGATACGAAGCTCTTCTTCTGTATGAGCCAAATCATGTTCGGAAACTGCTTTTAATCCTAGCATTTTTGTAAGCGTCCTTGCAGAGCCATTCAGTACCCAGATGAAAGGATACATGACTTTGTTAAAACCAATTAAAGGTTTGGAAACCAATAAAGTTACTTGCTCCGCTTTTTGAATCGCCAATGTTTTCGGTGCCAGTTCTCCAACAACCACATGTATGAAGGTTATGAAAGAAAAGGCAATTGCAACTGAGAGTGCATGTGAAGCGGAATCTGGAAGATTCAATTGAATTAAGAGTGGGTGCAAAATGTTTTCAACTGTCGGTTCCCCAAGCACCCCAAGCCCAAGAGCGGTAACTGTAATTCCAAGCTGGCATGTCGAGAGGTATTCATCTAGGTTGGATATGACCTTCTTTGCTGAAATAGCATTCGGCTTTCCTTCTTCAATTAATTGATCGACCCTCGTGCTTCTCACTTTAACAATTGCAAACTCCGTAGCTACAAAAAATGCTGTTAAAGCAATTAAAATGGCAATAAGAACCAAGTTTATTATGTCCAAATAGTCTCCCTTAACTCGCCTTCGAGACGAATAAGGAGTCCACCTCCTACATTTTTAAAATATACAAGTATATTTTTTTTGCTGTGCTGAATATTTTCGGGATTTATTCAAAATAGCTGTGGTAAATAGGTTTGCAGCCGCTTGAACTCCCATTTTTTCGAGTGATGAAGAGAATAATAGTATATGCCGATTAGCGATGCGTAGACGGGAAATAGAAGAATTTCTGTATGAAGGAGTGCAGCCATTTTTCAAAAGTATGCACATATCCGTTACGCAAAGCAGCGTCCGTCCGTCAAAACGAACATTCTTTAATGCCCCATCAAATCACCTCATTTAATCAATTTAAATACTTTCATTATAGAAAGAGTTAGTCATTCAGTCAAACAGCTTAGGGCTCCTTAAATCCGGTAAATTGCTTGTAAAGGATCAATTTGAGCTAATAATTAGCGATATTTGACTGTTTTCTCTAATTTATTGCATTCTATTATAGAATATTCAGAAAACTGAGAGCCTGCTTCAAAAAAAATGGCCAATTTCATTATTTTTTGGACGGCATAAACATATTCTATAAAAACTGGACAGGTTTTAATGCAGATTAAAGGGGGTGGCAGCCATGAAAATCATGGAAAGGATGGCAGCGATCATTGCCGGCAGCATGCTTGTGGGTGTGGGGATCAATTTTTTTCTGATCCCTTATCATTTATTGGATGGGGGCATGATAGGGATTGGGCTGATCTTCCATTACTATATGGGACTTCCAACCGGCCTGGGTGTGATTTTGAGCAGCATTCCATTATATATATATGCTTGGTACTTTGAAAAAAAACTATTTCTGAACAGCTTGCATGGCTTGCTTTTTTCCTCTTTATGCATCGATATTTTTTCCGATGTCGTCACCGGATGGAATCTTCCCATTTATGTAAGTGCGATAATTGGGGGAGGGTTGATTGGACTTGGAATAGGCTTGATGCTTCGGTATGGAACCTCTACTGGCGGAACGGATATGCTGGCACAGATCATTTCCAGGAAGAGTGGGCTCAATGTCGGTTTGCTGATTTTTTTCATTGACGGATGCGTACTGTTTTGCGGACTGAGCGTTGTAGGGACTTCAATCTTTTTATATTCATTTTTAACGATCATTGCGGTAGCCATGCTGACTTCAGTCACCGTGATGCGAACTATTTGATATTGAATTATGTATAAAAATCTGAAAAAAGGAAAGGATGGGCAGTATGAAAAGGACAGATTTTTAGTCTAAATAAATAGTAAAGGGAAGTTTTTATGAAAAAATTCTATATATGTTCTGCGTTGTTATTTATGCTGGCTGGGTGTCAAGAGACTGAAATGCCAGAGGATAAAGAAGTGAACAGTGCTGTTCCGGATTCGATGGATGCTTCAATCGTCATTAAAGGGAAAGTGGAGCCTGGCAAAGAAGTCATTCTTGAAACGTCAGTAAAACAAGGAAGCCGATTGGTGAATGAAGCTGATGAGGTACTGTTTGAAGTGAGAAAGTCCGGACAGGATAAACGGGAAATGCTGGAAGCGAAGAATACTGGAAGTGGCGTGTATCAGGTGATGCATACTTTTGAAGAACAAGGCAAATATATTGTAGTTTCCCATGTAACGGCCAAAGGCCTTCATGTGATGCCTGAAAAAGAAGTTGTCGTTCCAGAACATGAAAGTGAAGGTGCATCGGTTCATCCAAGTACGGATGTATCAATCGAGTTTCAAAGTAACCCTGTAAAAGCAGGAAACAGTTCGAACTTTGAAGCAACCGTAGAATTGGATGGTAAGCCACTGACAAATGCTGATGTGAATTTCGAGGTATGGAAGGAAGGCAGCGAAGAGAGTCATTTCACCAAAGCTGAAGAAGATGGAAATGGGACATATCTAAATAAGGTATCATTCGAAGAATCGGGAACCTATAAGGTGCAGGTACATGTAGAAAAAGACGAAGTGCATGAACACCAATTGCAAACCATTCAAGTAAATTGACACCGTGTAAAATGTTTTTTTGATGGAATTGTTTAAATGGGTTTTATCCTTTCGTTAAATGGGAAGTTAAAGGATAACGATACAGCAGAAAGGGAGGGTAAGCATGAATAATCAAATAATCAACAAGTTTAAGAATCTCGGGATTCATATTGAAAAAACGAAATCACGCCGAGAGATTTTCACTAATGTTTCACAAAACGATTCATCCTTACTCACCACAGCTGTTTTTACTCAATTTTCCCAAAAAAGGGAGCTAAAAGAATATTGATGCAATGAGACCGGGGTACATATCAGCTGGTCTTTTTTTGTGCATTCCTAAAGTAATACCGGTGAAGCAGGAAATGAAAAATCGAATAGAACCTTATGAGCTGAAATAGGATAGAAGGACAAACAATTTGAAATTTAGATTTAAGGGAGTCCGATTGCATGATATCACAGCTTATAATAACGATATTGAATTGGTTTGCAGAAATGGGGTATATGGGAGTTTTATTGGGTCTGATGGTTGAAATCATCCCGAGTGAGCTTGTTCTTGGATACGGTGGTTATTTGGTCGGCCTGGGGCAAATGAATTTTTGGGGAGCTGTCTTAGCTGGTGTGGTAGGTGGGACGATGGCACAACTATTTCTCTATTGGGCTGGTTATTATGGAGGACGGCCCTTTCTTTTGAAGTATGGAAAATATATTTTCATTAAAGAAAATCATATCGT
It contains:
- the ytvI gene encoding sporulation integral membrane protein YtvI — protein: MNAAVFFRWFWRGIFLLGIFIVIPYSWALILALLTAILLDGMVRMIGETAKLHRIWAVLISFVLYVGGLMSVTYFSFSVLIKKVIVYSEEFPGFIREMYLTALLPVIRQWEQYSQTLPPNLIQSIEQTMEKGVMALEGFTEGFVQDMVQFVTLIPGFFIDFLIYLIALFLISLELPKLRKKAILYLKTSTYQKISLVYQDLSMAAVGFIKAQILLSLITFIMAYGGLWLLNVKYTIPLALLIVVVDILPILGTGSILVPWAVIVWAQGNHHLGIGLIILFLVITIIRRTIEPKIYSANMGLSPLASLVSLYLGFKMLGFIGLFLGPSILIVYDTLKRAGVIKSNFKI
- a CDS encoding hemolysin family protein, translated to MDIINLVLIAILIALTAFFVATEFAIVKVRSTRVDQLIEEGKPNAISAKKVISNLDEYLSTCQLGITVTALGLGVLGEPTVENILHPLLIQLNLPDSASHALSVAIAFSFITFIHVVVGELAPKTLAIQKAEQVTLLVSKPLIGFNKVMYPFIWVLNGSARTLTKMLGLKAVSEHDLAHTEEELRIIVSESYKSGEINQSEFKYVNKIFEFDDRIAKEIMVPRTEIATVSKDDTIQQFFTVMAEENFTRYPVIDGDKDHVIGMVNIKELFTEMIDKNNQAASTINRYVRPIIRVIDSIPIHDLLLKMQKERIHMAILMDEYGGTSGLVTVEDILEEIVGDIRDEFDLDEVPDVRKLKEDHYIIDAKVLVSEVNDLLGLDINDEDIDTMGGWILTENYEAKQGDILTYGPYNFRIKEMEDHHICYIEIYKPAKVVSEVKEFPMISQTEIVS
- a CDS encoding YitT family protein, with product MKIMERMAAIIAGSMLVGVGINFFLIPYHLLDGGMIGIGLIFHYYMGLPTGLGVILSSIPLYIYAWYFEKKLFLNSLHGLLFSSLCIDIFSDVVTGWNLPIYVSAIIGGGLIGLGIGLMLRYGTSTGGTDMLAQIISRKSGLNVGLLIFFIDGCVLFCGLSVVGTSIFLYSFLTIIAVAMLTSVTVMRTI
- a CDS encoding FixH family protein, producing MKKFYICSALLFMLAGCQETEMPEDKEVNSAVPDSMDASIVIKGKVEPGKEVILETSVKQGSRLVNEADEVLFEVRKSGQDKREMLEAKNTGSGVYQVMHTFEEQGKYIVVSHVTAKGLHVMPEKEVVVPEHESEGASVHPSTDVSIEFQSNPVKAGNSSNFEATVELDGKPLTNADVNFEVWKEGSEESHFTKAEEDGNGTYLNKVSFEESGTYKVQVHVEKDEVHEHQLQTIQVN
- a CDS encoding Lmo0850 family protein, which codes for MNNQIINKFKNLGIHIEKTKSRREIFTNVSQNDSSLLTTAVFTQFSQKRELKEY